From Caretta caretta isolate rCarCar2 chromosome 3, rCarCar1.hap1, whole genome shotgun sequence, a single genomic window includes:
- the SMIM26 gene encoding small integral membrane protein 26 yields MFSQQALRWKARFAALYAVGTWSFLGFVFFYYYWRDRPEQLPPGEEKTPPRETPADVFFTSTITYKQNAVHPTGGLHDYVKSVFATSDGPGPEE; encoded by the exons ATGTTCTCGCAGCAGGCGTTGCGCTGGAAGGCGCGCTTTGCCGCCCTGTACGCCGTGGGCACCTGGAGCTTCCTGGGCTTCGTCTTCTTCTACTACTACTGGCGCGACCGCCCGGAGCAGCTGCCGCCCG gtgaAGAGAAAACTCCTCCAAGGGAGACACCAGCAGATGTCTTTTTCACATCAACAATAACATATAAACAGAATGCTGTACATCCTACAGGTGGACTGCATGATTATGTGAAATCCGTCTTTGCAACCAGTGATGGCCCTGGTCCAGAAGAGTAA